AGGCCGGGTGTCACAGGGCATGCAAATAGCGCGTCGTGACGGCTGCCTGCACCAGCGACGTGACAGGCGATGCCAGCCGGCTCCACCACGTGGCGTGTCGGGAGAAGGCCGTGACCACGGCGAACACCGTCTCGGTGGCGGCGTCGTAGCGGACGAGGAACAGCTCCTCGCCGGACTCAGGGTGGCCGGGCAACGTGCCGTATGCGAAACCCCGGCGATCGGGTTCGTCTACGACGTAGACGACCCGGCACGGCGCCTGCACCGGCCCCAGGCCCACGATCACCTCCGAGCCCACAGCGGCGACGTCCGTCGTCGCCTGGACCTTGACGCCGGCGCCGCGCAACATCCCCCACCTCATCCCGCGAGCTGCGGCGTCGTCGAACCGCTGGCGGCCGCGGCCGATCACCGCCGTCTTCTGCACGTGGTGGTATCCCGCGGGCAGTGGTCCTGCGGTGGCACCGACTTCTGAATAGGTCAACGGCAGGGCGGGAAGATCGCTCAGTTTCATTGCGGCCAGACGCTATCGCTCGGGGTGGGCGCACGCGCCAGCCGGGGATTAACAATCGCGGCGTACGGTGCCAAACATGACCACCTTCAACGTCGGCGGTGACCTCACCGTCAATCGTCTGGGATTCGGCGCGATGCGTCTGACGGGCAAGGGCGTATGGGGTCCGCCCGACGATCGCGACGAATGCATCCGCGTGCTGCGCCGCCTTGTCGAGCTCGGCGTGAACTTCATCGATACCGCCGACTCCTACGGTCCGTACGTGTCCGAGGAGCTGATCAAGGAAGCGCTGCACCCGTACCCGGACGGGCTCGTCGTCGCGACCAAGGCCGGTCTGCTGCGCACCGGACCCGACGAATGGCCTGTTCTCGGCTTCCCGGCGTACCTGCGCCAGGAATGCGAGATGAGCCTGCGTCGCCTCGGCGTAGACACCATCGACCTCTTTCAGCTGCACCGCATCGACGACAAGTTCCCCGCCGAGGATCAGGTGGGCGAATTGGTGAAGCTGCAGCAGGAGGGCAAGATCCGCCACATCGGGCTGTCCGAGGTGAACGTCGACCAGCTCGCAGCCGCCCAGAAGGTCGCGACGATCGCGTCGGTACAGAACA
The sequence above is drawn from the Mycobacterium gallinarum genome and encodes:
- a CDS encoding DUF1990 family protein — protein: MKLSDLPALPLTYSEVGATAGPLPAGYHHVQKTAVIGRGRQRFDDAAARGMRWGMLRGAGVKVQATTDVAAVGSEVIVGLGPVQAPCRVVYVVDEPDRRGFAYGTLPGHPESGEELFLVRYDAATETVFAVVTAFSRHATWWSRLASPVTSLVQAAVTTRYLHAL
- a CDS encoding aldo/keto reductase, producing the protein MTTFNVGGDLTVNRLGFGAMRLTGKGVWGPPDDRDECIRVLRRLVELGVNFIDTADSYGPYVSEELIKEALHPYPDGLVVATKAGLLRTGPDEWPVLGFPAYLRQECEMSLRRLGVDTIDLFQLHRIDDKFPAEDQVGELVKLQQEGKIRHIGLSEVNVDQLAAAQKVATIASVQNMYNLTVRSAEPVLDACASQNIGFIPWFPLAAGPLAAADGPLQRIAADHDATASQLALAWLLKRSPVMLPIPGTSKVAHLEENVAAAGIELSDEEFETLSEAGSASA